TAACTACTCCCCTGAGAGTCCCATGCCTCCTGTTGGACTGCaagttctttttttcattttgtatgttttttttttttttttttactgtttattaacactattatcattattattattttttttatctgtgggttttttttgtcttttgcattcacattttttttagaCATCTGAAATAACTTGTCATGATACTTCCATAGAGATACACTTGATAAAAATGTACAGATAACAACCACTATTACCAGAGGACACTGACTTTTATGCAGTCAGTATACATGTATACTGAATATTATATACAGAGATGTGCTGTTCTAAGATTAAAAACGGTCATTTTAAAATCAATTCGTATAATACTCTAGAATCTACAGCAGCTGCATTGCATGGTCTCTACCCTTCCTCCTCAGCGGTGATGGGCAAACTCCCTAAAGGATTCACAGTTCATGGCCAGTGCGGCGGGACCAATGCTCAGACTGAGCACACGTGTTGCGTCCCTCAGCATTGCACAAGGGTTTTAacggaaataaaaaaacaaaataaaaatagtaataataattatgtaaaggcctCTCAGCGAGGACCTATTCCAGCAACTTTTTtcacatgcagtggtgtagtggtaAACAAAGATGGGTGAAACAATGAATACAGCACTAAAACTGTAGGTAAACTATGCGTGTATTCAATATTAGAAATCactggaaaaaagcagattctgCTTTTGTAACTTAAAAATGTGCGTAAATggcatttgtgtgcatttgccCTCCACTACACCATGTACATATACACCAGAATCCATCGTCTAAATGTGGAGATGTTTTGTCAAAAGAGAAACTCCACTGCATTCCTCACAACACTCTCCCTGCGTACATCAACGTAAACTAACATTGAAGAGACGTCGAGTTGCAGATACGGAATGGTAAACATTATTAATATATTTCTGCACATGCTGCAGACCAATGAAGTTCCCTCACAAAGTGTGTGAATAATACTCCAGTGGAACAATTAAAAACGAGATGGTTCAACTCAATAGACCCTACAACAGAGATGATTTAGTTTGCCCTGTTTCCAGTACCAGCGATTTTTGAATTAGTTTCGAATCCTTTATTGACATAAAGGACAATAGCCTTCTAGTgcaatggaaaaagagagagatcgaAATAAAGACAGCCAAAATGCTATAAACGTAAGCTTGAAATGTCACAGCACCAGCCAGCCTGCTATTGATGTCAATGTTTGTGCATGTTGAACATGTTTTTTTGGTAGCATGCCGctagttctctctctcccacatgccAGCTAGATAACTCGTACTGTATGTGCTTAAAATCACTTGAGTGCTCCTTTAAAACTGGAAAACTGCTATGCATTTCAAACTGAGATGCCTGGAAGACTATGACAAGTTGGCACATCACAGCGCTGCAGCCTCATCCAAATATTCTCCTGCCTGGCACAATCAACACCTTCTGCTTTGACTATGCAGGAGCCGCAGGTAAGCCAACAAAGCCTTCTAAAATGGATTTCATTAATAAACAGAACCCTGAGAATGGGTGATTAGGAGCGTTGTGCTTAAGTCAGCAAAACAGAGGCCAAATATCTTCTGTATGACTGACCATTGTGGCAAATACTttgtgcttttgttgttgttgttggtgttttttttctcaaaaggTCAGCTAAAGTCACTGGCTAAAGTCATAAAACCTGGGATCTCATGGCAATAATACTGACTGGACTTTGTGTACCTGGTTGTTCAGAATGCTACCGAAGCAGGGGATCATAAAACAACTCATCCTCATCGTCAGCCAACAACTAGGCGAAAACACTTGAGCCGGTATCCCTCTTCTGATGAATGGGCAGTGTCTCTCGTGTTGACACACAAAGAACATTTGGTACTATCCACCTTTCAACCGACCAGCGCCATTTGTACTGAAGGTACAAGCTGTCATTTCCACAACCTGTtgccgctgctgctactgctgctatttGTACTACTGCTATAACTGTCAATACTGTAGACTACGGAACATCAtcataaaaaaaaaagatccaacTCATGCTACAgaatatacatacagtaggtatGCAACACATCTTTTCTTCATTTTGCATATGCTCACAAATGCATTCGGTGTCTTTTTCATTTTCTATTTTATACAAAAAATCTGCATTCAATTATGCAAATCAAAATGGGAAACGAAaacaaagaaaaggagagaaacgTTTTGAATGGCAACCAAATTCGTATCGTTTGGAGAAGTTAAAGATAAGACAGCCCTTACAACATGTAAAGGTTTTGCTGCAGGGGGCTCGGGGAGCCCTGATGTGTTGATGTGGCGTCGCGTAGGAGGGAGCAACAGTGCCTGATGAGCCAGTACAAGTGAGGACCCTATGCGCTGGGTGTGGGGTTGTGCGTGGTGGTGGAGCCGTTGCTGCCCTGGATGGTGACGTTGatatcctccttcttctccttctccttctccttttccgtctccttctcctcctctttctccttctctttctccttcaggTCCTCCTTGAGGGGGCAGACCTCCACGCCGTCTATGCCCGCAGCAGCGTAGCGACCTATGCGGTGCTCCTGCAGGGCAGGGCCCCAGGTGGGGTCGGGCTTCAGAGCGTTCTTGAAccgctgagagagagcgagagagagagagagagagagagagagagagagacggagacagagacagagagagcgatagagagagagaaagaaagaaagacagagggaatgaaagaaacaaagaaattgATTAACAATTCAGTGAAGACTAAAGCAATATACAGTAGATTATGTTATGATATATTCCATATACTGTAGAATGGGAAATGTTCCATATAGCTTAGgataccagagagactggataatactcttagaatctctgagaATACGTTCAATTTAGAATGAAAATGTTCCATACTGATTAGGGTATATTCCATATAGAATAGGAAATTGTTCCAtgtagttaaaggggtatgccactattttggggcttaatacagttaaaatcgttggctggagtttataaaggtggtaaagtgtcttaaaaataagacactttaccacctttataaaccccagccaacgattttaactgtattcagccccaaaatagtggcatacccctttaaggacatATTCCATATAGAATAGGAAATTGTTCCATGCAGATAGGGTATGGGGTATATTATTCCATACCTCCCAGAAGGTGGTTCCTTCAGACATGGAGATCTTGTAGAGAGCATAGATGGGTATGCACACAACAGAGGACATCGCCATGAGGAAGCCGATGGCCAGGGACCACTGAGGGTACACATAATCTCCATAGGTGATGGGCTTGTACTGAATCACCGTGAAGATCAGGAtgaactgttaaaaaaaaaaaccaacaaaaaacaatacaGGATGTGAGAAAATCATACTGCGAGTGAAAACTGCTGACTCAGGAGTGCAAAAtcttgaaatgaaaaaaaggttTGTCATTCAGGTCTCCTTGCAAAAGTCACATGATCTTATAGACTCCTCCAGGACTCCTGCTGTAATGTCAAAAATATATCAAGGACTTTCACAGAACACTTTGCAGTTAGTGTACTCAATGGCTGAATATTCTGCtgccagcagggcttgacattaactttttcacccaccggccactgtggctagtgattttacagagtcactagccattcaggtattccactagccacagattactgtatatatattatattttttccctttatcatgatggtgtacatctaacctcatggtgctaaagcaagatgtgTATATagatttctacatggaaatactgtatatcaagcaaatagacaCTGGGTTACTGagatttttcttgaacttaaatacaaacaattgatacacaaggggaaaacaaaacaatacagggATGCATATATCATACCAAACTGCCAGCCATATTGGCTAGTGACTCTGAAAGTAttgctagccacagccaagttttaccagcatttggccggttggcaggtgccagtgtcaagccctggctgcCAGCGTGGTGactgtgtgtttatacttacagAGATGATGATAGGAGACACGAATCTCCAGCAGACCCTGAAGAAGATTGGAGGAGGGAAGCCCAGCATCATCTCTACATCCCTGAAGTAGTTCTTGTGTCCTGTGCATACGTGATGGACAGTGTGATTGAGCCTTTAGATAAAACACCTCTCGGAGATAGTTTGTGAGGTGAGCCCCCATTGCAAGTAAACAAACAGCACAGATAGTGAGCCTTTAAAGCAACACTGAGCAGTTTTCGAACCTTTTAGTAATGCTTCCAAAATCATTTCAATCATGGTTCAAAGCCATGCTGAGTTTTATCCACCTTTCACCCACTGCATAACCGATCCAAGCAGCATGGAGTTTGGAAAGAGCAGCCCATACAGTAAAACCACCCAGTGTTGCTTTAAGAATGCACAGGCAAATGCAGCGTGACAAGTCCATTGACATTAATGTAGACGTGTGCAAACAAAGACAGGAAGACTAACCACAGATATATGAGACCGATAAATGACACGGATGACTTACCATAGACATACATGATACAGATGCACATGATGCAGGAGATGATGACCAGAGAGAAGCTAGCAGCATAGTTATCCATGAGCAAAAGCCAGTAAATCCCTGCCTGCACCACAGAAACAAAATGAGATGCGCACATCAGTGGATGCATGAGGCGAGTATGCACACTGAGACAtgaagtgtgtacatgtgtctgtgtgtgtgcattcgttagTATGGACGTGTACGGTATGTGTaagtgtgggttggtgtgtgtgtgtgtgtgtgtgtgtgtgtgtgtgtgtgtgtgtgtgtgtgtgtgtgtttgcatgcgcgcacgtgtgttagTATGATGGGAGTCTGTGTCTGAATGAgcaaatgtatgtactgtatgtgtgtgtttgtgtatgtccacATGACTGCAGTTCTTGCCCCTTACCCGTGTTGTCAGAGGCACGCCCAGCAGGAAGCCAACAACCGCTACTCCGAGGGTGACCACAGTCTTGTTCCTCATGATCCAGTCGGTGCCGATCTCGTCCACAATGGCAGTGACCAGGGTCTCCAGCAGGCAGAACTATGGATAGCCCCAGATAAGCCAAAGACACAGTCTTTaatccattgatgcctaaagcacctgcaaaaaatgcctgctgaatgcctaagccctttttgggaaagttgccctcatcctataaaaacctaaatatcttagcctctgatgcacataaaacatgaaataagttgcatttaaaccctaagaccctcatcttgcattagaatgtgttcattcagctgtaacataccccatcgttattaaaaaagctaaaatctcaagagtctgGATGCAtatgcgtatatgtgtctccagggaccaaaggtcaaacagcatgtacgagtcatcaggctaaaatgggtcaatCCAACGAGCGTTTATCGTAGAATTCATTAACATTAACACGGGACACTGCCGTGTTATGCTGTCATCGCATTGGGTTTAATGGATGTAGCGTAGCATGCATCCAACGTCTTTTAAGGGCAAAGATAAGGATGTTAATGAGCAGCTTTGGATTTAGCTGTAGCCGGAGAACTTTATTTATTCAAGCCATTTGCTAATTTGCTTAATCATCCGATTCCTAATTAGGGGAAGTGTTTTAGCCAGAAGACCACAGGAGTTAATTTATGACACCACCTGTCTTAGCCAGGTGATTTGGAACGTGCGGTAATGACTGTAATTTCCATAGCCAGGTTCTCCAACATTGGTTATGAAGCCGTTCATATTCACATAAATGACGTTAAACCTCTAACAAAATTAATttaaattacacacacattacatgaaGTTATTTAATGATATAAATCATATCCTCCTTTATTAGAACCCATTAACACCAACATCCAGAGGACATGTCATTTACAAAGAACTAACTGCTTGTCAATGGGGAGCCCTTTCTGTCTCCATATACAGTAAGCATGGTGTTGAAAGAAATTACCACTGAAAGAAAAagataaaggtccgcaacactgtttgatgcttcCAAACGTTTAATGGCACGGAGTTTAGGACTCTCAGTGGTtccactttgatgaaggactggGAGGCCGAAACACAGTGCCATTACACTTTgcttgggagcatcaaacagtatTGCGaacctttttcttttcctttcagttatcttctatttggtccagcacctgtgctactgatgtgcgtgcattctggAAGAAATGATCATGCGTACTACTCTCTGAAACTCCTCACCTGAGTTCCTAGTCCCAGTAGGATGagcatgaagaagaagaggatggacCAGAGAGGGGAGATCGGCAGCAGAGTGAGGGCCTCGGGGTAGGCCACGAAGGCCAGGCCGGGGCCCTGGTCGGCCACCTCAGACACCCCCACGCCCAGGTGGTGCGCCATGAAGCCCAGGATGGAGAAGATGACGAAGCCGGCGTACACGCTGGTGGCGCAGTtggtgatgctgatgatgatgctgtCCCTGTTGTGGGCGCACAGGAAGGGGGATATGTGTAAGTGTGAGCATGGACATACACATagggacaaagacacacatgcacttaaaAAACACTGCTTGTTATGATATGAATCTGAAACACATatgaggacacagagagagagagagagagagagagagagagagagagagagagagagagagagagagagagagagagagagagagagagagatagagagagtgtgtgtgtgtgtgtgtgtgtgtgtgtgagagagagagagagagagagagtgtgtgagagagagagagagagagagagagagagagagagagagagagcatttacatatcctaacacagacagacaggcatatcaGACGTCTTTCTCTGAGCCTCACACAAACAGCTGTGCTAAAACTGTGGTCTGAATCATAGCTGATACGGTGTGCTATGCTAAAACATCAGCCCGATTCAGACATAGGGCCCTAAATAATGCACTGCTTCAGGCGGACATGAAATAAGAAGaatgggtttttatttttatttaataagcAGGTCAACCAGTTTAGGAGCTTATGCAAATGCATGAACATGTAAGGACAAAGAACCACCAGCAGGTGGAGCTGTGGCAAACAGCAGCAGCTTGCACTAgcacacagtcaagtcaagtcaagtaggttttattgtcaatttctttacatgcactggtcatacaaagaatttgaaattacatgtcttgctttcccatgcagacatagactaatctaggtaaggacatagacagtatagacatagacagtacttatacatggacataagacagtatgggtGGTCAGGCAAGGAGCGCTGTACTGGAGCTGCAGAGGCAACAGCGAGAGCacgaccatacacacacacagcaaccagaGGCCAGTCTGCTTTGCCAGCAAACACGGCACCCAAGGCTTTGACCTGGAAGACTTTGAGACTGGCAACGGGGGCACTGCAGTGCGCAAACTCTTTTTAGtgctcccttttcttttcttttcttttcatttcatttcattttctttttgccaCTGCATGATGTTCTTGTACTCTGTATGATACTACACAGCTACATCATGTGACATAAGACTGCAAGCCCTGAGGCAAACAATGTTGTGCAACATCGTTCTACATGTAACATGTCCTCTGTGTTACTAGGGCAAGTTAAAAAAAAGTGCATCTAAAGAGTTGTTCGTGGACTGAAAAGGCCAATTTTTGATGCATTGGGAGAAAGAGGTAGACATTGACAGACATCTACATTGACATACAagtacagagacaaagacagagagacagaggggggccaCTGTACCTGTAGCAGTTGTTGTGGAACTTGTTG
This genomic interval from Engraulis encrasicolus isolate BLACKSEA-1 chromosome 16, IST_EnEncr_1.0, whole genome shotgun sequence contains the following:
- the slc6a9 gene encoding sodium- and chloride-dependent glycine transporter 1; its protein translation is MEDKQFLNGAVPGEAVKKDENSRRGNWGNQIEFVLTSVGYAVGLGNVWRFPYLCYRNGGGAFMLPYFIMLVFCGIPLFFLELSFGQFASLGCLGVWKVSPLFKGVGYGMMVVSTYIGIYYNVVICIAIYYFFMSMTNLLPWTYCTNAWNTPDCVGVVTSSGINTTLANVSAAVTEVVNRTKRTSPSEEYWRNYVLDISDGIGNFGEVRLPILGCLALSWLVVFLCLIRGVKSSGKVVYFTATFPYVVLTILFIRGITLEGAVSGIKYYLTPQWQKVLDAKVWGDAASQIFYSLGCAWGGLITMASYNKFHNNCYRDSIIISITNCATSVYAGFVIFSILGFMAHHLGVGVSEVADQGPGLAFVAYPEALTLLPISPLWSILFFFMLILLGLGTQFCLLETLVTAIVDEIGTDWIMRNKTVVTLGVAVVGFLLGVPLTTRAGIYWLLLMDNYAASFSLVIISCIMCICIMYVYGHKNYFRDVEMMLGFPPPIFFRVCWRFVSPIIISFILIFTVIQYKPITYGDYVYPQWSLAIGFLMAMSSVVCIPIYALYKISMSEGTTFWERFKNALKPDPTWGPALQEHRIGRYAAAGIDGVEVCPLKEDLKEKEKEKEEEKETEKEKEKEKKEDINVTIQGSNGSTTTHNPTPSA